One Mercurialis annua linkage group LG3, ddMerAnnu1.2, whole genome shotgun sequence DNA window includes the following coding sequences:
- the LOC126674399 gene encoding uncharacterized protein LOC126674399: MQHHSPRFLINFSKLNPIKSLLYFSDYNHGTAHLIPPPSQQHRFISSSPPLSAWMDSIKGVFTGKKPDSTDSIESFTLMRFADELKNATRVGSFKQFIVGRSSEATFADAFEKMEGIIRLLNGYDPTGENLQVSQKQEAAKRCNCTVAEVERALAQFTWAKEAQRKLQKLKEEGKPAPTSIAEVQKLMGSTPVDLARSNLAKSGQLSRNAFCPCGSKKRYKRCCGKDENVKG, from the exons ATGCAGCACCATTCTCCAAGATTCCTCATCAATTTCTCCAAACTAAACCCAATCAAATCCCTCCTCTACTTCTCCGACTACAATCACGGCACCGCTCACCTAATTCCACCACCGTCACAGCAGCACCGTTTCATCTCCTCCTCACCGCCGCTCTCGGCATGGATGGACTCAATCAAGGGCGTCTTCACCGGAAAGAAACCAGACTCCACTGACTCCATAGAATCATTCACTCTTATGC ggtTTGCTGATGAGTTAAAGAATGCAACGAGAGTTGGGTCGTTTAAACAATTTATAGTAGGTAGAAGCAGTGAAGCTACATTTGCTGATGCTTTTGAAAAAATGGAAGGGATTATTAGATTATTAAATGGATATGATCCGACTGGCGag AACTTACAAGTTAGTCAGAAACAAGAAGCAGCGAAGCGTTGTAATTGCACAGTTGCGGAAGTTGAAAGAGCACTTGCTCAGTTTACTTGGGCGAAAGAAGCTCAAAGGAAGCTTCAGAAGTTAAAAGAAGAAGGGAAACCTGCTCCAACGAGTATCGCGGAG GTGCAAAAGCTGATGGGCTCAACACCAGTAGATCTTGCTAGATCTAATTTGGCCAAGAGTGGGCAGTTAAGCAGAAATGCGTTCTGTCCATGTGGTTCCAAGAAGAGATACAAACG
- the LOC126674666 gene encoding uncharacterized protein LOC126674666 produces the protein MAILTASPTQKGIVITVPVLVLSVSATALMCFLLLSTSSSCNCPVPSSPSSSDRFSGGNREFGDATERISTTEEDIQWGKDQIRINGLHMQNNSLRKGINPRTRAHQLIDLNQYKGISHYEGTDWKNHIALPCPGELLVEEHHSNYGEPWAGGRDVFEFLAESARLSRGSQVLEIGCGTLRVGLHFIRYLSPGRYHCLERDELSLMAAFRYELPAAGLLQKRPLIVRGEDMDFSKFGSGVMYDLIYASAVFLHMPDKLVWVGLERLASKLKPYDGRIFVSHNIKFCSRLGGEECTKRLTNLGLEYLGKHTHDSLLFNHYESWFEFKRFKA, from the exons ATGGCGATCTTAACAGCATCACCGACGCAAAAAGGGATAGTAATAACAGTTCCAGTTCTAGTTCTATCAGTATCAGCAACAGCGCTCATGTGTTTTCTTCTTCTATCCACGTCATCTTCTTGCAACTGCCCGGTTCCTTCTTCTCCGTCGTCTTCAGACCGTTTTAGCGGCGGAAATCGTGAGTTCGGAGACGCTACGGAGAGAATATCAACGACGGAAGAGGATATTCAATGGGGCAAAGATCAGATCCGTATTAATGGATTGCATATGCAAAATAATTCTCTTAGGAAAGGAATTAACCCTCGAACTAGGGCTCATCAATTAATAGATCTTAATCA ATATAAGGGTATCTCACACTATGAAGGGACAGACTGGAAAAATCATATTGCACTTCCATGCCCCGGTGAGCTTCTTGTGGAAGAGCATCACAGTAACTATGGGGAGCCATGGGCGGGTGGGCGAGACGTGTTTGAGTTCCTAGCTGAATCTGCTCGCTTATCACGCGGCTCACAAGTGCTTGAGATCGGATGTGGTACACTCCGTGTAGGCTTGCATTTTATTCGGTATCTTAGTCCAGGGCGTTATCACTGTCTTGAAAGAGATGAGCTCTCTCTAATGGCTGCATTTAGATATGAGCTTCCTGCTGCGGGTCTTTTGCAGAAGCGACCGCTAATTGTGCGAGGCGAAGATATGGATTTTTCTAAGTTTGGTTCGGGGGTTATGTATGATCTTATATATGCTAGTGCTGTTTTTCTTCATATGCCTGATAAGCTTGTTTGGGTTGGATTGGAAAGATTAGCGAGTAAGTTAAAACCCTATGATGGCCGAATATTTGTGTCGCACAATATCAAATTTTGTTCAAGACTGGGAGGTGAGGAATGTACCAAGAGGCTAACAAATTTGGGACTTGAGTACCTGGGAAAACACACCCACGATAGCTTGCTTTTTAATCACTACGAAAGTTGGTTTGAGTTTAAAAGATTCAAAGCCTGA